Proteins encoded by one window of Lactobacillus sp. ESL0684:
- a CDS encoding SLAP domain-containing protein — protein MKKFQKLGMFLAALLLGISPIISTVQPETVQAKKAIKYELETIDDPFIYKSNGKRYRYYHEIAGYGAPDINSDGYAYIDSEETGEVTYTGKTKKIKGKKYYQLAKNAYIKAVNVASVNGKNVQKGKLLLNHASQVYNQTGKKTAKVLANNTLVKYVGKIKKTNKMPKYFYYQYLDEGKTEQCYLPIHRIKGEDFYSLGKNRYIKAINVARIDGYVARYNGVVSAIVRENTSTTSFTGVKALHKLKKGQKIKLDLSFTQDDEDGDYYDTCYRLHDYPNEYIDDWKVKIRNEVPIVNYNDIALRKFTAVSNEPLKLYDNQAVELSKPLTPAKDETVSVDGLFYLWNKTQQKAELYYHVLRQTNEQIPATDPNRLTFSNGFVKASDIKLDNDYVKLEPVNTEQEAEADQAIATADDKKELLQLFKDGQNNLTGDNVNYENALANAAKVLNSASATKAEVKEVVWLVKTTKR, from the coding sequence ATGAAAAAATTTCAAAAGTTAGGGATGTTTCTAGCTGCATTATTGCTAGGGATAAGCCCAATAATATCAACTGTTCAACCGGAAACTGTGCAAGCTAAGAAGGCTATTAAGTACGAGTTAGAGACGATCGATGACCCTTTTATCTATAAAAGCAACGGTAAGCGATATAGATATTATCATGAAATAGCTGGATATGGTGCTCCTGATATAAATTCTGATGGATATGCTTATATTGATAGTGAAGAAACTGGTGAGGTTACTTATACTGGTAAGACTAAAAAAATTAAGGGTAAGAAGTATTATCAGCTTGCCAAGAATGCTTATATTAAGGCAGTTAATGTTGCTTCAGTAAATGGTAAAAATGTTCAAAAGGGGAAGTTGTTACTCAATCATGCTTCTCAAGTTTATAACCAAACTGGCAAGAAGACAGCTAAAGTACTAGCTAATAATACCTTGGTCAAGTATGTTGGTAAAATAAAAAAGACCAATAAAATGCCTAAATATTTCTATTATCAATATCTGGATGAGGGGAAGACAGAACAGTGTTATTTACCAATTCATCGGATTAAGGGCGAGGATTTTTATTCATTAGGTAAGAATCGTTATATTAAGGCTATTAATGTAGCAAGAATTGATGGCTATGTGGCACGATATAATGGTGTCGTTAGTGCTATTGTTAGAGAAAATACCAGTACAACTTCATTTACTGGCGTAAAGGCTCTCCATAAGCTCAAGAAAGGACAAAAAATTAAGCTAGATTTGTCCTTTACTCAAGATGATGAGGATGGTGATTACTATGATACTTGCTATCGCCTACATGATTATCCTAATGAATACATTGATGACTGGAAAGTAAAGATAAGAAATGAAGTGCCAATCGTTAATTACAATGATATTGCTTTGAGGAAGTTTACGGCTGTTTCTAATGAGCCGCTTAAGCTTTATGATAATCAGGCAGTAGAGTTATCTAAGCCACTGACGCCTGCTAAAGATGAAACTGTCAGTGTCGATGGTTTGTTTTACCTGTGGAATAAGACTCAGCAAAAAGCAGAACTTTATTATCATGTATTAAGGCAAACTAATGAGCAGATTCCAGCAACAGATCCTAACCGGCTAACTTTTAGTAATGGTTTTGTTAAAGCAAGTGATATCAAGCTTGATAATGATTATGTTAAATTGGAACCTGTGAATACTGAACAAGAGGCTGAAGCAGATCAGGCAATAGCAACGGCTGATGACAAGAAGGAATTATTGCAGCTGTTTAAAGATGGACAGAATAATTTAACTGGTGATAATGTTAATTATGAAAATGCTTTGGCAAATGCGGCTAAGGTCTTGAACTCGGCTTCAGCTACTAAAGCTGAAGTAAAAGAAGTTGTTTGGTTGGTAAAGACTACTAAACGTTAA
- a CDS encoding BspA family leucine-rich repeat surface protein, which produces MKKTSCFQRKAKSLLLAATILVSIGTLGFNPTPIAAAETSTNTFATLWSGQDGECNWSYDIISRTMTISKGPNGQQLGTKPIANLVSWGPTIEHIVFATPVILPINSDSKFNNLYNLISIDNFNLVDTSQTVNMSNLFSNNPKLTRIDLSKINTAKVANMTNMFAGDIKLTNLDLSQLKTEHVKKKQNMFTGSGLNKTKPNNDQTANSIIVNDHKN; this is translated from the coding sequence ATGAAAAAAACAAGCTGTTTTCAAAGAAAAGCCAAATCATTACTATTAGCAGCTACAATCCTAGTGAGTATTGGCACATTAGGATTTAATCCAACTCCAATCGCTGCAGCAGAAACTAGCACCAACACTTTTGCTACTTTATGGAGCGGACAAGATGGCGAATGTAATTGGTCATACGATATTATCAGCAGAACTATGACTATCAGCAAGGGCCCTAATGGACAGCAACTAGGAACTAAACCAATTGCAAATTTAGTTTCTTGGGGCCCAACAATTGAACATATTGTCTTTGCTACACCAGTTATCTTACCTATTAACTCTGATAGTAAGTTTAATAATTTATATAATCTGATTAGCATTGATAACTTCAACCTAGTTGATACCAGTCAAACGGTCAATATGAGCAATTTATTTAGTAACAATCCCAAGTTAACTAGAATTGATTTAAGTAAAATTAATACTGCTAAAGTCGCCAATATGACCAACATGTTTGCTGGAGATATAAAATTGACTAACCTCGACTTAAGCCAGTTAAAGACTGAACACGTTAAAAAGAAACAAAACATGTTTACTGGCTCTGGTCTAAATAAAACTAAACCCAATAACGATCAAACAGCTAATAGCATTATCGTTAACGATCATAAAAATTAG
- a CDS encoding type II toxin-antitoxin system PrlF family antitoxin, producing the protein MQNLTKISSKITSKNQITIPKTVRNILQVNPQDKIEWLISPDGKITVTTDKPNLWDIIDEQEKQYGSIATSEVEWGKDIESEDFG; encoded by the coding sequence ATGCAAAATCTAACAAAAATTAGTTCCAAAATAACCAGTAAAAATCAAATTACTATTCCCAAGACTGTTAGAAATATCCTCCAAGTTAATCCTCAAGACAAAATCGAATGGTTAATCTCTCCAGACGGAAAAATCACTGTCACTACTGATAAACCAAATTTATGGGATATCATTGACGAACAAGAAAAGCAATACGGCAGTATTGCTACATCTGAAGTCGAATGGGGTAAAGATATCGAAAGTGAGGACTTTGGCTAG
- a CDS encoding aminotransferase class I/II-fold pyridoxal phosphate-dependent enzyme, protein MPQLATDLIEIENQRLATTTPSAIRKFDQEISDIPGIIKLTLGEPDLNTPEHVKQAAIHSIENNESHYGRQAGNLQLCKAISAYLKRKQELVYNPNSEIIVTVGATEAIATAIISLFNPGDEVIVPTPTFALYFSLLQLFGITAVTINTADDDYLLTPEALKRTLRRHPQAKGIILNYPNNPTGREYPPKLIKQLGSLLASQQLYVISDEIYSELLYKAQKHYSIARVIPKRTILINGLSKSHAMTGYRIGYLAGPQAIIKKMTTTHALLVTTVANTTQAAATEALSPAGDLDPQAAVKIYTERQQVLSDGLTKLGLKVIPPEGAFYLFVKIPEKYQTDDKYFAKLLATKARVGCIPGSAFGPGGEGHIRFSYAASLTDIEKALNRIAQFLNNGGTKHERL, encoded by the coding sequence ATGCCACAATTAGCTACAGACTTAATCGAGATTGAAAATCAGCGCTTGGCTACTACCACCCCATCAGCTATCAGGAAGTTTGACCAAGAAATTTCGGATATTCCGGGAATTATTAAACTAACTTTAGGCGAGCCCGACTTAAACACTCCAGAACATGTTAAGCAAGCTGCCATTCACAGCATTGAAAATAATGAATCCCATTATGGCAGACAAGCTGGAAATCTCCAGTTATGTAAGGCAATCAGTGCTTATCTTAAGCGCAAACAAGAGCTAGTTTATAATCCTAATAGCGAAATTATCGTTACCGTTGGTGCAACCGAAGCAATCGCCACCGCAATTATTTCTCTCTTTAATCCTGGCGACGAAGTGATTGTGCCAACTCCTACCTTTGCTCTTTATTTTTCCTTATTGCAGCTATTTGGAATAACAGCTGTGACTATTAATACTGCAGATGACGATTATCTTTTAACTCCTGAAGCACTTAAGCGAACTTTAAGGCGGCATCCCCAAGCAAAAGGAATTATTTTAAATTATCCTAATAACCCAACTGGACGTGAATATCCACCTAAATTAATTAAACAACTCGGCTCGCTTTTAGCCAGTCAGCAGCTCTATGTAATTTCTGATGAAATTTATAGCGAATTACTTTATAAAGCGCAAAAACATTACTCGATTGCTCGTGTTATTCCTAAGCGAACTATTTTAATCAACGGCTTATCAAAGTCACACGCAATGACGGGCTACAGAATCGGTTATCTTGCTGGTCCGCAAGCAATTATCAAAAAGATGACCACGACTCATGCTCTTTTAGTTACCACCGTGGCTAATACTACTCAAGCAGCCGCTACAGAAGCACTATCGCCTGCTGGTGACCTAGATCCACAAGCTGCTGTCAAAATATACACCGAACGCCAGCAAGTTTTGAGCGATGGCTTAACCAAATTAGGCTTGAAAGTAATTCCACCTGAAGGCGCATTCTATCTATTCGTTAAAATCCCAGAAAAATATCAAACCGATGATAAATATTTTGCCAAGTTATTGGCGACAAAGGCACGTGTCGGTTGTATTCCAGGTAGTGCCTTTGGTCCTGGTGGTGAAGGGCATATTCGCTTTTCCTATGCAGCCAGTCTGACTGACATTGAGAAAGCACTAAACAGAATTGCACAGTTTTTAAATAACGGGGGTACTAAGCATGAACGGTTATAA
- a CDS encoding type II toxin-antitoxin system PemK/MazF family toxin, which produces MQLQQGDIIWIDLNPAKGTEIKKTRRCLVVSNEHYNRHFNTIIIVPISSSKKYLTEEKYLQSPMFITIQQEKVHSTALLQHLRAIDPTKRTNCRVVARLEPNKVTQISTIIKQFY; this is translated from the coding sequence GTGCAATTGCAACAAGGAGATATTATTTGGATTGACCTTAATCCAGCCAAAGGTACCGAAATAAAAAAGACTCGCCGATGCCTTGTTGTCAGTAATGAGCACTATAATCGACATTTCAATACCATAATTATTGTGCCTATTAGTTCTTCGAAAAAATATTTAACTGAAGAAAAATATCTTCAATCACCAATGTTTATTACTATTCAACAAGAAAAAGTACACAGTACTGCATTATTGCAACATTTACGTGCGATTGATCCTACAAAACGAACAAACTGCCGAGTTGTGGCAAGACTTGAGCCAAACAAAGTAACCCAAATTAGTACAATTATTAAGCAATTTTATTAA
- a CDS encoding FMN-binding protein — MQSNLRSSNSSEYGKSEVINPDGQPIPHLYEAGELGAPFPSQYIAGGNLADCLISGKSAGENAATKKAPIKTIANVEETVTDFNPTSDLNKEEFELDHNQYLGKSNAGMGGELVVRVTVDDDQNITNVEVLKQSETEEISAKALATLPKLMVEQNTYEVDAVSGASRTDTALKEAVKDALSQVK, encoded by the coding sequence ATGCAATCTAATCTTCGTTCAAGTAATTCGTCTGAGTATGGTAAATCAGAAGTTATTAATCCTGATGGTCAACCGATTCCGCATTTATATGAAGCAGGTGAATTGGGTGCACCGTTCCCAAGTCAATATATTGCTGGTGGTAATTTAGCCGACTGTTTGATTTCAGGAAAGTCTGCGGGTGAAAATGCTGCAACTAAAAAGGCACCTATTAAAACAATAGCTAATGTGGAAGAGACTGTGACTGATTTTAATCCAACTAGTGACTTGAATAAAGAAGAGTTTGAACTTGATCATAATCAATACTTAGGCAAGAGTAATGCCGGTATGGGCGGCGAATTAGTGGTCAGAGTAACAGTTGATGATGACCAAAACATTACTAATGTGGAAGTGCTTAAGCAAAGCGAAACTGAAGAAATTAGTGCTAAAGCTTTGGCAACATTACCTAAGTTAATGGTTGAGCAAAACACTTATGAAGTAGATGCAGTTTCTGGTGCATCAAGAACTGATACTGCGCTCAAAGAAGCAGTAAAAGATGCATTATCACAAGTAAAATAA
- a CDS encoding McbB family protein: MKDNYRVSSFIIYSLDDESWVLQTRDKVNIITDKDLIVLLKKLTTKKEVELKELKEFLNCKTKEEAVINYLERNGILLPVEKLNFNLTSSLFATNDEQIFHFIKNNYFDKSVFFNKVEEVPINPDQLTVVILNPYNPSMVKEIYNKFGKGKNSNGYLLVGFFYNFHFYLDNIYNPQLCLPTHFDHLGYIQSGIYSDKTNYTYQDLVNVIFRKDSNFNLKFPLEWKDLILISNVLVDIIIKIFDLNDSTNLYVNDIILQITDIDMDTRKVSNDSANFWEMEIDE, encoded by the coding sequence ATGAAAGATAATTATAGAGTTAGTTCGTTTATTATATATTCTCTAGACGATGAATCTTGGGTATTGCAGACTAGAGATAAAGTTAATATTATTACAGATAAAGATCTGATTGTATTGTTGAAAAAATTAACTACTAAAAAAGAGGTAGAATTAAAAGAATTAAAAGAATTCTTAAATTGTAAAACAAAAGAAGAGGCAGTCATAAATTATCTAGAAAGAAATGGTATATTACTGCCTGTAGAAAAGCTTAATTTTAATTTAACTAGTTCATTATTTGCTACCAATGATGAACAAATTTTTCACTTTATTAAAAATAATTACTTTGATAAATCGGTTTTTTTTAATAAAGTAGAAGAAGTACCTATTAATCCAGATCAACTTACTGTCGTTATATTAAATCCCTATAATCCAAGTATGGTTAAAGAGATATACAATAAGTTTGGTAAAGGAAAAAATAGTAATGGATATTTATTGGTAGGATTCTTTTATAATTTTCATTTTTATTTAGATAACATTTATAATCCACAACTTTGTTTGCCAACACATTTCGACCATCTTGGATATATACAATCTGGTATTTATTCAGATAAGACAAATTATACATATCAAGATCTAGTAAATGTCATCTTTAGGAAAGATTCAAATTTTAATTTAAAGTTCCCACTAGAATGGAAAGATCTGATTTTGATTTCAAATGTATTGGTCGACATAATAATTAAAATATTTGACCTTAATGATTCGACTAATTTATATGTAAACGATATAATTTTACAAATTACTGATATTGATATGGATACTAGAAAAGTCTCAAACGATAGTGCTAATTTTTGGGAGATGGAGATTGATGAATGA
- a CDS encoding YcaO-like family protein — translation MTELIKKILVSNSIFEKDTVSVNILGSSLNLKGSATNQSMYNAFLASLGEFTERAVELSFPEGFNKIVSYDLLNNKIISKNYIDGFLLRNKDDFFNLSTFGDSSGSAFFTNIKMAIEKAFFEFIERQSLVYSFLTKSPGFKVDNNLIANSMKNYRGYDFTTLYVNNISLVDNVVVILIVGVNNNSYNIGLGTGYTYKQAISKALSEAMGTRPNKITSYKIKEREQELDSLDADLCNLSSIQVSYDSIFFDNLTPNFVKKRYSYLDEGNEVHNIKTQNPMKNNTIIKNIKIVASELQIEPQIMFLGSGPSKTKSGYVIKISAPGCYPHIFNSLLDPLKYKISFFKNKKGIFPNAFKYLPFP, via the coding sequence ATGACTGAATTAATAAAAAAAATACTTGTATCAAATTCTATTTTTGAAAAAGATACTGTAAGTGTCAATATTCTGGGATCTAGCCTGAATTTAAAAGGTAGTGCTACGAATCAAAGCATGTATAATGCATTTTTAGCCAGTTTAGGTGAATTTACAGAAAGAGCCGTTGAATTATCGTTTCCTGAAGGGTTCAATAAAATTGTATCATATGACTTATTAAATAATAAAATAATATCTAAAAACTATATAGATGGTTTTTTGCTTCGAAATAAAGATGATTTTTTTAATTTAAGTACATTTGGTGATTCAAGTGGATCTGCATTTTTTACAAATATTAAAATGGCAATTGAAAAAGCTTTTTTTGAATTTATTGAAAGGCAGAGCTTAGTTTACTCTTTTCTGACTAAAAGTCCTGGTTTCAAAGTTGACAATAATTTGATTGCAAATAGTATGAAGAATTATAGAGGATATGACTTTACAACCTTATATGTTAACAATATTTCTCTTGTTGATAATGTGGTAGTTATACTTATTGTTGGTGTGAATAATAACTCTTATAATATTGGACTTGGAACAGGTTATACATATAAACAAGCTATAAGCAAAGCTTTGTCAGAAGCTATGGGTACTAGGCCAAATAAAATAACGAGTTATAAGATTAAGGAAAGGGAACAAGAACTTGATAGCTTGGATGCTGATTTATGTAATCTATCATCTATTCAAGTTTCATATGATTCTATTTTTTTTGATAATCTAACTCCTAATTTTGTTAAAAAACGTTATAGTTATCTGGATGAGGGAAATGAAGTACACAACATAAAAACGCAGAATCCTATGAAAAATAATACGATAATTAAAAATATTAAAATTGTGGCAAGTGAATTACAAATTGAACCTCAAATAATGTTCTTGGGTTCAGGGCCAAGTAAAACTAAATCAGGATATGTAATAAAAATCTCTGCACCTGGTTGTTATCCACATATTTTTAATTCTTTGCTTGATCCTTTAAAATACAAAATCTCTTTCTTTAAAAATAAGAAAGGAATTTTTCCCAATGCGTTTAAATATTTACCCTTCCCATAA
- a CDS encoding YcaO-like family protein: MIDTAYIKVGQTYKFFEKDFVYTDVKYGPKLFHDKIGPSEGNAVSQHSFESFKKALSEAIERRILMYPVINLDKKFSFYDLVTGKKGMIVSSELGYSKYIDSTGVAAHTNPEKAIIHAICELIEKNALSRIWYKDDAINVTKIGWQPESPFNKETYFLLNDYFSPLIVVVSAYKDTDEMWHCGLGCVPYSLNDAKKAAFDEMKMIWFQNNVYKLFSNTNKYVSQQMQSTYYNWTDRQRKHLSFLLQHSKKKYSVLSRNKNINSLSRIILELSKTVKHLNIVYLPSSLFKGELSVVKCFSPNLISHVPNKEIYKDKLRNNDYNFIDYADVTDSINCPIL; this comes from the coding sequence ATGATTGATACAGCGTATATTAAAGTAGGTCAGACGTACAAATTTTTTGAAAAGGATTTCGTGTATACGGATGTTAAATATGGTCCCAAGTTGTTTCATGATAAAATAGGCCCAAGTGAGGGGAATGCTGTTTCACAGCATTCTTTTGAAAGCTTTAAAAAGGCACTTTCTGAAGCTATTGAGCGTAGAATATTAATGTATCCAGTCATAAATCTAGACAAAAAGTTTTCTTTTTATGATTTAGTTACTGGCAAGAAAGGAATGATTGTATCCAGTGAATTAGGTTATTCCAAATATATTGATTCAACAGGCGTTGCAGCTCATACCAATCCTGAAAAGGCAATTATACATGCAATATGTGAACTTATTGAGAAAAATGCTCTATCTAGAATTTGGTATAAAGATGATGCGATTAACGTTACTAAAATCGGTTGGCAACCGGAAAGTCCGTTTAATAAAGAAACTTATTTTTTATTAAACGATTATTTTTCACCTTTGATAGTCGTTGTTTCCGCCTATAAGGATACTGATGAAATGTGGCACTGTGGGCTAGGTTGTGTTCCCTATAGTTTAAATGATGCTAAAAAAGCAGCCTTTGATGAAATGAAAATGATTTGGTTTCAAAACAATGTATATAAACTTTTTTCAAATACAAATAAATATGTAAGTCAGCAAATGCAATCTACGTATTATAACTGGACGGATCGACAAAGAAAGCATTTAAGTTTTCTGTTACAGCACTCAAAGAAAAAGTATAGTGTTTTGAGTAGAAATAAAAATATAAACAGTCTATCAAGAATTATTTTAGAACTTTCTAAGACTGTAAAACACTTAAATATTGTCTATTTGCCAAGTAGTTTATTTAAAGGAGAATTAAGTGTAGTAAAGTGCTTTAGTCCGAATTTAATATCTCATGTACCAAATAAAGAAATATATAAAGACAAATTGAGAAATAATGATTATAATTTTATAGATTATGCAGACGTTACTGATTCTATAAATTGTCCAATTTTATAG
- a CDS encoding SagB/ThcOx family dehydrogenase, whose translation MNEKRKPLDLNADDGNWSDYADEFFPDQTLNDIVKMNLRMSPVQLKNNKKEFLTKNMLGWLKTAERNNRDPQSYYTKISLKNEGKTNIKRGSHRTFVKTSLSIDEISSILYDAFGSDKNTKSRPYGSGGALFPINVFLILLNDDCVDGLIRGAYYYNPMSYSLYCLKQFKDVPNNVIQQALFPVQKPNSGIAFAYAADLRKVVKKYNYLGYKNALIEVGLMAQSLKNALSNNLGEYSCQDFNSMMLTKLIGLDTKNAPVQMIQWVGKIIDD comes from the coding sequence ATGAATGAAAAAAGGAAACCCTTGGATTTAAACGCTGACGATGGAAATTGGTCAGATTATGCAGATGAATTTTTTCCAGATCAAACTTTAAATGATATTGTTAAAATGAATCTTCGTATGTCACCAGTCCAATTAAAAAATAATAAGAAAGAGTTTTTGACAAAAAATATGTTGGGCTGGCTAAAGACAGCCGAAAGAAATAATAGAGATCCACAAAGTTATTATACTAAAATTAGCTTAAAAAATGAAGGGAAAACAAACATCAAACGTGGCTCCCATAGAACTTTTGTAAAAACTAGCTTAAGTATAGATGAGATTTCATCTATACTTTACGATGCTTTTGGGAGCGACAAGAATACTAAGAGTAGACCATATGGTTCTGGAGGAGCGTTGTTTCCTATAAATGTTTTTCTAATATTATTAAATGATGATTGTGTTGATGGGTTAATTAGAGGAGCCTATTATTATAATCCAATGTCATACAGTCTTTACTGTTTAAAGCAGTTTAAAGATGTGCCAAATAATGTAATACAACAGGCTTTATTTCCAGTTCAAAAACCAAACTCAGGAATTGCTTTTGCTTATGCTGCTGACTTAAGAAAGGTTGTTAAAAAATACAATTATTTAGGTTATAAAAATGCTTTGATTGAAGTTGGATTAATGGCACAGTCACTTAAAAATGCATTAAGTAATAATTTAGGTGAGTATAGTTGCCAAGATTTTAACAGTATGATGCTCACAAAATTAATAGGTTTAGATACTAAGAATGCTCCTGTTCAAATGATACAGTGGGTAGGTAAAATTATAGATGATTGA
- a CDS encoding ATP-binding cassette domain-containing protein — MKIILKDLFVTYNKKNRIFKNFNGSLDLTKLNIIIGKNGIGKTTMLDTISGLTRIESGRIFGVPKQKDIMYVFQNVPFFTDVTVSQLLKMYTSFNTSEQKVNSLSKDFFYENINPLLSRNLGILSGGEVRLVFDYASTLVSKKLYLFDEPLSGIDIENKKKILKLLEVLSCTAPVIVTSHDLEPFENISCTVNYISPSSFMFSGSYKELLKIGNGNIEDAFLNLTLRMKENER, encoded by the coding sequence ATGAAAATAATATTAAAAGATTTATTTGTAACATATAACAAAAAAAATCGGATTTTTAAAAATTTTAATGGAAGCTTAGATCTTACTAAATTGAATATCATTATTGGTAAAAATGGTATTGGTAAAACGACGATGCTAGATACAATAAGTGGGTTGACTAGGATAGAAAGTGGTCGGATTTTTGGTGTACCTAAGCAAAAAGATATTATGTATGTATTTCAAAATGTCCCTTTTTTTACAGATGTAACAGTTAGCCAGCTTTTAAAAATGTATACCTCTTTTAATACTTCAGAGCAAAAAGTTAACAGCTTAAGTAAAGACTTTTTTTATGAAAATATTAATCCTTTACTAAGTCGTAATTTAGGAATACTTTCAGGTGGAGAAGTAAGATTAGTGTTTGATTATGCCTCAACTCTAGTTTCTAAAAAACTTTATTTATTTGATGAGCCTTTATCAGGTATAGATATAGAAAATAAGAAAAAAATACTTAAGTTGCTAGAGGTCCTTTCTTGTACAGCTCCAGTTATAGTAACTTCGCATGACTTAGAACCATTTGAAAATATTTCATGTACAGTAAATTATATTTCACCATCAAGCTTTATGTTTTCTGGCAGTTATAAAGAGTTGTTAAAAATTGGAAATGGTAATATAGAAGATGCTTTTCTTAATTTGACACTAAGGATGAAAGAAAATGAAAGATAA
- a CDS encoding aspartate-semialdehyde dehydrogenase gives MNGYNVAILGATGAVGSRLIDQLAQSTIPVKNLKLLASKRSAGKILQFKGESLTVEQTTVDSFKNIDLVLASAGGEVSKKFLPIAVEAGAVCVDNTSAFRMDPDVPLVIPEVNRNALKKHHGIIANPNCSTIQMVLALAPIRQKFGLKQVIVSTYQAISGAGQAAWQELLDQTKQHLYDKPMTAKITPVKGAAKHYPQAFNLLPQIDVFEKDGYTHEEWKMIHETKKILLDDMDSPDIKVTATCVRVPVEIGHGESIYLVTADKTATVSDLHTLLATAPGIIVQDEPAKQLYPQPLTATGKRETFVGRIRLDEENPGAFNIWVVADNLLKGAAWNTVEIAECLVADDLM, from the coding sequence ATGAACGGTTATAATGTGGCAATCTTAGGAGCAACGGGTGCCGTTGGAAGTCGCCTAATCGACCAACTGGCTCAATCAACTATCCCTGTTAAAAATTTAAAGTTGCTGGCTTCTAAACGTTCGGCTGGCAAAATACTACAGTTTAAAGGTGAATCGCTAACTGTTGAACAAACAACTGTTGACTCATTTAAAAATATTGATTTAGTTCTCGCTTCTGCTGGCGGTGAGGTTTCTAAAAAATTCTTGCCAATTGCCGTTGAGGCAGGTGCTGTTTGCGTTGATAACACCAGCGCTTTTCGCATGGATCCCGATGTGCCACTAGTTATCCCAGAAGTGAATCGCAATGCTTTAAAAAAACATCACGGAATTATTGCTAATCCTAACTGTTCAACCATCCAAATGGTTTTAGCTCTAGCACCGATTCGACAAAAATTCGGTTTAAAACAGGTAATTGTTTCAACTTATCAGGCAATTTCTGGAGCCGGACAGGCAGCATGGCAAGAATTATTGGATCAAACCAAGCAACACTTGTATGACAAACCAATGACTGCCAAAATTACACCAGTCAAAGGAGCAGCTAAGCATTATCCCCAGGCTTTCAACTTACTACCGCAAATCGATGTTTTTGAAAAAGACGGCTACACTCATGAAGAATGGAAAATGATTCATGAAACTAAAAAGATTTTGCTAGACGACATGGATAGCCCAGACATCAAAGTCACCGCAACTTGTGTGCGCGTTCCTGTAGAAATTGGTCATGGCGAATCGATTTATTTGGTTACTGCAGATAAAACTGCTACAGTTAGTGACTTACATACGTTATTAGCTACCGCCCCTGGCATTATTGTTCAAGATGAACCCGCTAAACAACTATATCCACAACCGCTAACTGCCACGGGTAAACGCGAAACCTTTGTCGGTCGAATTCGTCTTGATGAAGAAAATCCTGGCGCATTCAATATATGGGTTGTTGCCGACAACTTATTAAAAGGCGCAGCTTGGAATACGGTCGAAATTGCAGAATGTTTAGTTGCAGATGATTTAATGTAA
- a CDS encoding UPF0236 family protein — MLNTQAPDYQRCTAEGHISHYLSERLSSRPMGWSKKGAEGVARSIIFQLNGGNVAQYLLKKQQAKA; from the coding sequence ATTTTAAATACCCAAGCTCCAGACTATCAGCGCTGCACGGCTGAAGGACATATTAGTCATTATTTGTCAGAACGCCTAAGCTCAAGACCAATGGGCTGGAGTAAAAAGGGCGCTGAAGGTGTAGCTAGGAGTATTATCTTCCAGTTAAACGGTGGCAATGTTGCACAATATTTGCTTAAAAAGCAGCAGGCAAAGGCTTAA